One genomic window of Actinoplanes lobatus includes the following:
- a CDS encoding ATP-binding protein produces the protein MDDSRALTLQAITILRGTPDRAALDAAIDLLRRALAGTPEDSPDHAGGLANLSGALHQRFVAFGDPADLDACVDFGQAAGDAAEPGSDAYAISRTNLAASLRLRFDRRQDPADLDRAIETGREAVRATSGDDPRLAVRLSNLANGLRTRGEETGDRQDILEAADLAVDALRRCPAGDRSRAAIASNASMSRHARYRATGDLTDLEAAVAAGRECLALAPAPSAAAAIRLSNTALMLRELGRHTGSTDRCAEAVTMAERAAALVERVGVEHEANRVSVRQTAGVARLEHFEQTGDLGDLDAALRWARAAVEAAAVLGPSGAVVARAWHHLSNVLQARVEALGDHGEPDGVDAAVRAAETAVAAVTERYPERPALLTTLSAAHRLRYEEHGTVADLDHAVSHARTALRLAGDRIRSRSTALVTLGVALQARFESGAPERDIDEAVTVFREAATTASGRANLAAALLRAYIVSRKRALLDESIETADRAVAESAVGDRWLPARLNTLAMGLRERAERDGSRTDADKAVDQARRATAAAGASVGQRRSALAGLAVALQTRYTLTAAASDLDDAIQAGREVLAGLPAGHPGRPRYLGNQGSALHERFTARGSAADLAAAVTCLRDAVDATPAGDSDLPGRLGNLSSALREAGDAEGAAAEARRATGLVPVGHPEAPRFEELRALALEHLDRIDEAREHFAAAIAATAEEDRADRLSNQGGLLIRTFDRTGEVTHLDEAVAAAREAARICRPGDPRRLIYRSNLGVALMRRHGETADPADMAEAVANFREVVASTITPTAVRAAAGRGWTMLAADRADWADATTAARHGLELAARAADRGVARSDQERLLAPNQGFASLAAACALNAGDRPEAVELLEAGRAVLLARSLDLRTDLTALAAVDPTLATRLADLRTGLDAPPVRRQVVA, from the coding sequence ATGGACGACAGCCGGGCGCTCACCCTCCAGGCCATCACGATCCTGCGGGGCACGCCGGACCGCGCCGCCCTGGACGCCGCGATCGACCTGCTGCGACGGGCCCTGGCCGGCACGCCGGAGGACAGCCCCGATCACGCCGGCGGCCTGGCGAACCTCAGCGGAGCCCTGCACCAGCGGTTCGTCGCCTTCGGTGATCCCGCCGACCTGGACGCCTGTGTGGACTTCGGGCAGGCCGCCGGGGACGCGGCCGAACCGGGCAGTGACGCGTACGCGATCTCCCGTACCAATCTCGCCGCCTCGCTGCGGCTGCGCTTCGACCGGCGGCAGGACCCGGCCGACCTGGACCGGGCCATCGAGACCGGGCGGGAGGCGGTCCGGGCGACCAGCGGCGACGACCCGCGCCTCGCGGTGCGGCTGTCCAATCTGGCCAACGGCCTGCGCACGCGTGGCGAGGAGACCGGGGATCGGCAGGACATCCTCGAGGCCGCCGACCTGGCCGTCGACGCCTTACGGCGGTGTCCCGCCGGTGACCGGAGCCGCGCCGCGATCGCCTCGAACGCCAGCATGAGCCGGCACGCCCGATATCGCGCCACCGGTGATCTCACCGACCTGGAGGCGGCCGTCGCCGCCGGCCGCGAATGCCTTGCCCTCGCCCCGGCGCCGTCCGCGGCGGCCGCGATCCGGCTGTCCAACACCGCCCTGATGCTGCGGGAACTGGGACGGCACACCGGCAGCACGGACCGCTGCGCCGAGGCGGTGACGATGGCCGAACGGGCCGCCGCCCTGGTCGAACGGGTCGGCGTCGAACACGAGGCCAACCGGGTGTCGGTCCGGCAGACAGCCGGCGTCGCCCGCCTCGAACACTTCGAACAGACCGGCGACCTCGGCGACCTGGACGCCGCGCTGCGCTGGGCCCGCGCCGCCGTCGAGGCGGCAGCCGTGCTCGGCCCGTCCGGCGCCGTCGTCGCCCGTGCCTGGCACCACCTGAGCAACGTCCTGCAAGCGCGCGTCGAGGCGCTCGGCGACCACGGCGAACCGGACGGCGTCGACGCCGCGGTACGGGCCGCCGAGACGGCGGTCGCGGCGGTGACCGAGCGCTACCCGGAACGGCCGGCACTGCTCACCACCCTCAGCGCCGCCCACCGGCTGCGGTACGAGGAACACGGGACCGTCGCCGACCTCGACCACGCCGTCAGTCACGCGCGTACGGCGCTGCGGCTCGCCGGTGACCGGATCCGGTCCCGTAGTACCGCCCTGGTCACCCTGGGCGTCGCCCTGCAGGCCCGGTTCGAGTCCGGCGCGCCGGAACGGGACATCGACGAAGCGGTCACCGTGTTCCGCGAGGCCGCCACCACCGCATCCGGCCGTGCCAACCTGGCCGCTGCGCTGCTGCGTGCCTACATCGTGAGCCGGAAACGCGCGCTGCTCGACGAAAGCATCGAGACGGCCGACCGTGCCGTGGCGGAATCGGCAGTGGGCGACCGCTGGCTGCCGGCCCGGCTGAACACCCTAGCCATGGGCCTGCGGGAGCGAGCCGAACGCGACGGCAGCCGTACCGACGCGGACAAGGCCGTCGACCAGGCCCGGCGGGCGACGGCCGCGGCAGGTGCGAGCGTCGGCCAGCGGCGGTCCGCGCTGGCCGGCCTGGCAGTGGCGTTGCAGACCCGGTACACGCTGACGGCCGCCGCGAGCGACCTCGACGACGCGATCCAGGCGGGCAGGGAGGTTCTCGCCGGCCTTCCCGCCGGCCACCCCGGCCGGCCCCGCTACCTCGGCAACCAGGGCAGCGCGCTGCACGAGCGGTTCACCGCCCGCGGGTCGGCCGCCGACCTCGCCGCCGCGGTCACCTGCCTGCGGGACGCGGTCGACGCCACCCCGGCCGGCGACTCCGACCTGCCCGGCCGTCTCGGCAACCTCTCCTCGGCGCTGCGCGAGGCGGGCGACGCCGAGGGCGCCGCAGCGGAGGCCCGCCGGGCGACCGGTCTGGTTCCGGTCGGCCATCCCGAGGCGCCCCGCTTCGAGGAACTGCGCGCCCTGGCCCTGGAACACCTGGACCGCATCGACGAGGCCCGCGAGCACTTCGCGGCCGCGATCGCCGCGACCGCCGAGGAGGATCGCGCCGACCGGCTCTCCAACCAGGGAGGCCTGCTCATCCGGACCTTCGACCGCACCGGCGAGGTGACCCACCTGGACGAGGCGGTCGCGGCGGCCCGTGAGGCGGCGCGCATCTGCCGCCCCGGCGACCCGCGCCGCCTGATCTACCGGTCCAACCTGGGCGTGGCGCTCATGCGCCGCCACGGCGAGACCGCCGATCCGGCGGACATGGCCGAGGCCGTCGCCAACTTCCGCGAGGTGGTGGCGAGCACGATCACCCCCACAGCGGTACGCGCGGCCGCCGGCCGTGGCTGGACCATGCTCGCCGCGGACCGCGCCGACTGGGCCGACGCCACGACCGCCGCCCGCCACGGCCTGGAGCTGGCCGCCCGGGCCGCCGACCGCGGCGTGGCCCGCTCCGACCAGGAACGCCTGCTGGCACCCAACCAGGGCTTCGCCTCGCTGGCCGCGGCGTGCGCCCTGAACGCCGGCGACCGCCCCGAGGCCGTCGAACTCCTCGAAGCCGGCCGAGCGGTCCTGCTGGCCCGCTCCCTCGACCTGCGAACCGACCTGACCGCCCTCGCCGCCGTCGACCCCACCTTGGCGACCCGCCTCGCCGACCTCCGAACCGGCCTCGACGCCCCGCCCGTCCGGCGTCAGGTGGTGGCGTAG
- a CDS encoding RNA polymerase sigma factor, which yields MTEPAIEDLLREFAPQVLGALVRRHGRFEDCEDAVQEAVLAATVQWPGEGVPESPRAWLTTVASRRLVDQVRSEQARRVREVAVSAEPPPEVPDTDDTLLLLFLCCHPALTPASQTALTLRAVGGLTTAEIARAFLVPEATTAARISRAKQRIRQAGSSFPPPDGPDRLGVVLHVLYLIFNEGYTASSGDRLIRADLAREAIRLTRLVHARLPDDSEVTGLLALMLLTDARRDTRTTSSGDLVPLDEQDRTRWHRPQIDEGMTLAKASLAGSALGPYQLQAAIAATHADAPTAAGTDWRQIHALYLILERIAPNPMVTLNRAIALAEIDGPAAGLTLLATLDADDRMAGHHRLLSVRAHLLERSGDLAAAHDCYRRAAKATASLAEQRHLESRARRLHR from the coding sequence GTGACCGAACCGGCCATCGAGGACCTGTTGCGCGAGTTCGCGCCACAGGTCCTCGGCGCGCTGGTCCGCCGGCACGGCCGTTTCGAGGACTGCGAGGACGCCGTGCAGGAGGCTGTCCTCGCCGCGACCGTGCAGTGGCCGGGCGAGGGCGTGCCGGAGAGCCCGCGCGCCTGGCTGACCACCGTCGCGTCCCGGCGGCTCGTCGACCAGGTGCGCAGCGAACAGGCCCGCCGCGTACGGGAGGTGGCCGTCTCCGCCGAGCCTCCGCCGGAGGTGCCGGACACCGACGACACGCTGCTGCTGCTGTTCCTGTGCTGCCATCCGGCGCTGACCCCGGCGTCGCAGACCGCGCTGACGCTACGGGCGGTGGGCGGCCTGACGACGGCCGAGATCGCCCGCGCGTTCCTGGTGCCCGAGGCGACCACGGCGGCCCGGATCAGCCGTGCCAAGCAGCGTATCCGGCAGGCCGGAAGCTCGTTCCCGCCGCCGGACGGCCCCGATCGTCTCGGGGTCGTCCTGCACGTCCTCTACCTGATCTTCAACGAGGGCTACACGGCGTCGTCCGGTGACCGCCTGATTCGCGCGGACCTGGCCCGGGAGGCGATCCGCCTGACCCGGCTGGTGCACGCCCGACTGCCCGACGACAGCGAGGTGACCGGCCTGCTGGCGTTGATGCTGCTCACCGACGCCCGCCGGGACACCCGTACCACCTCGTCGGGCGACCTGGTCCCCCTCGACGAGCAGGACCGCACCCGCTGGCACCGGCCCCAGATCGACGAGGGCATGACCCTGGCGAAGGCGTCGCTGGCCGGATCGGCGCTCGGCCCGTACCAGTTGCAGGCGGCCATCGCTGCCACCCACGCCGACGCACCCACCGCGGCCGGCACCGACTGGCGCCAGATCCACGCCCTCTACCTGATCCTGGAGCGCATCGCCCCGAACCCGATGGTCACCCTCAACCGTGCCATCGCCCTGGCCGAGATCGACGGCCCCGCCGCCGGCCTGACCCTGCTGGCCACCCTGGACGCCGACGACCGCATGGCCGGCCACCACCGCCTCCTGTCGGTCCGCGCCCACCTGCTGGAACGCTCCGGCGACCTCGCGGCCGCCCACGACTGCTACCGCCGGGCCGCGAAGGCCACCGCCAGCCTCGCCGAACAACGCCACCTGGAGTCCCGGGCCCGCCGCCTGCACCGGTGA
- a CDS encoding response regulator, whose protein sequence is MTDPIRVLIAEDQALLRDSFRILLDTTPGFEVVGEAGSGREAVQLALAQQPHVVLMDISMPDMTGIDATEEICQQTTDTRVLILTTFDLDEYIYGALRAGASGFLLKDATAADLVAAIRVVAAGEALLAPSVTRRLIAAFGAQPRPSRVFHRRLDGVTDRERETLVLIARGLSNADIATHLGLSLATVKSHVGRLLTKLNARDRAQLVVVAYETGLVTAPRAELP, encoded by the coding sequence ATGACCGATCCCATCCGGGTCCTCATCGCCGAGGACCAGGCGCTGCTCCGCGACAGCTTCCGGATCCTGCTCGACACGACTCCCGGCTTCGAGGTGGTCGGTGAGGCCGGCAGCGGCCGCGAAGCCGTCCAGCTCGCCCTGGCCCAACAGCCGCACGTGGTCCTGATGGACATCAGCATGCCCGACATGACCGGCATCGACGCCACTGAAGAGATCTGCCAGCAGACCACCGACACCCGAGTGCTGATCCTCACCACTTTCGACCTGGACGAGTACATCTACGGTGCGCTGCGCGCGGGCGCCAGCGGCTTCCTGCTCAAGGACGCCACCGCCGCCGACCTCGTCGCCGCGATCCGCGTGGTCGCCGCCGGGGAGGCGCTTCTGGCGCCCAGTGTCACCCGCCGGCTCATCGCCGCGTTCGGCGCTCAGCCCCGCCCGTCCCGCGTCTTCCACCGGAGGCTCGACGGGGTGACCGACCGTGAACGCGAGACCCTGGTGCTGATCGCCCGCGGGCTGTCCAACGCCGACATCGCCACCCACCTGGGCCTCAGCCTGGCCACTGTCAAATCCCACGTCGGCCGTCTGCTCACCAAACTCAACGCTCGCGACCGGGCCCAACTCGTCGTCGTCGCCTACGAAACCGGTCTGGTCACGGCGCCCCGGGCCGAACTCCCCTGA
- a CDS encoding sensor histidine kinase — protein sequence MIGTRGQVVDAAVAAAVLVVCGYAAQESGNPAWWQWAMVCAVAVPVAVRRRWALPAAVLTLTASGGVLIDGVIPVHAAPGLCAAVALTQFAAAAGLPPSRSVPALAAGLGGAAALGLLWPAAPLVAVPAVAVPWVTGWSVRHRRQVAEQVFEARTAHAVAEERLRIARDMHDIVAHSLSMITMKASVARHVADVRPEESLTALEVIETAGREALAEMRRAVGLLRADQGPATPSGGDEDLRILARRTEEAGVQVETTFAGTTTPPAGIRLVVYRIVQEALTNVVRHAQATRCTVDVQAGRESVTVLVADNGTATVAPGDGGHGLRGMRERVGAHGGSLLAGPQPDGGFAVTAHIPYPAPGQGGRP from the coding sequence GTGATCGGGACACGGGGGCAGGTCGTCGACGCGGCGGTGGCCGCGGCTGTTCTGGTGGTGTGTGGCTATGCGGCACAGGAGTCCGGGAATCCGGCCTGGTGGCAGTGGGCCATGGTGTGCGCCGTCGCCGTTCCGGTCGCCGTCCGCCGCCGGTGGGCGTTGCCGGCCGCTGTGCTGACGCTGACCGCATCCGGTGGCGTTCTGATCGACGGTGTGATCCCTGTGCACGCCGCACCGGGCCTGTGCGCGGCCGTGGCGCTGACCCAGTTCGCGGCAGCGGCCGGTCTGCCGCCGTCGCGTTCGGTTCCGGCGCTGGCCGCGGGGCTCGGCGGCGCTGCCGCGCTCGGGCTGCTGTGGCCGGCGGCGCCGCTGGTCGCCGTTCCGGCGGTCGCGGTCCCGTGGGTGACCGGCTGGTCCGTTCGCCACCGCCGGCAAGTCGCCGAGCAGGTCTTCGAAGCCCGGACCGCCCACGCGGTGGCCGAGGAGCGGCTGCGCATCGCCCGCGACATGCACGACATCGTGGCGCACAGCCTCAGCATGATCACGATGAAAGCCAGCGTCGCACGCCACGTCGCCGATGTTCGGCCGGAGGAGAGCCTGACGGCCCTGGAGGTCATCGAGACGGCCGGCCGGGAGGCGCTGGCCGAGATGCGGCGCGCCGTGGGTCTGCTCCGCGCGGACCAGGGCCCCGCCACGCCATCGGGTGGAGACGAGGACCTGCGCATCCTCGCCCGCCGCACCGAGGAGGCCGGCGTCCAGGTGGAGACGACATTCGCCGGCACGACCACACCGCCGGCCGGCATCCGCCTCGTGGTGTACCGGATAGTCCAGGAAGCCCTCACCAACGTCGTCCGTCATGCGCAAGCGACCAGATGCACCGTCGACGTCCAGGCCGGCAGGGAGTCGGTCACCGTGCTGGTGGCCGACAACGGCACGGCCACGGTGGCACCGGGAGACGGCGGGCACGGACTACGCGGTATGCGCGAACGGGTCGGCGCCCATGGCGGCAGCCTGCTGGCCGGCCCGCAACCGGACGGCGGGTTCGCGGTGACCGCGCACATCCCGTACCCCGCGCCGGGCCAGGGTGGCCGACCATGA
- the fahA gene encoding fumarylacetoacetase, with protein sequence MTWLDIPAGHPFGVATLPYGVFHTAADPHPRVGVAVGDQIIDLPAACRRLAPELAGAVAGPSLDTLLAAGPRVWATLRGALTTWLSDEVYRDLLGGHLIPAGDAIMHLPFTVADYVDFYASEQHATNLGRMFRPGQDPLTPNWKHLPIGYHGRAGTVVVSGTEVVRPSGQRRSPDGEITFGPSQRLDIEAELGYVVGRPSTLGRPVGLAAFEEHVFGVCLVNDWSARDIQAWEYVPLGPFLGKSFATSISPWIVPLAALEHARVAPPARSVPLLPYLDDEKTPLWGLDIRLEVRLNGHVVARPSFAGMYWTGAQMLAHLTANGASLRTGDLYASGTISGGEPGSLIELSWNGQQPLTLPDASVRTFLADGDEVEITATAPGPAGTLIGLGTVRGRITAANSI encoded by the coding sequence TTGACCTGGCTCGACATTCCGGCCGGCCACCCGTTCGGTGTGGCCACCCTGCCGTACGGGGTGTTCCACACCGCGGCCGACCCGCATCCGCGCGTGGGTGTCGCGGTCGGTGACCAGATCATCGACCTGCCGGCGGCCTGCCGCCGTCTCGCCCCGGAACTGGCCGGCGCGGTGGCCGGGCCGTCGCTGGACACGCTGCTCGCCGCGGGCCCGAGGGTGTGGGCGACGCTGCGCGGCGCGCTGACCACCTGGCTGTCCGACGAGGTGTACCGGGATCTTCTCGGCGGCCACCTGATTCCGGCCGGCGACGCGATCATGCATTTGCCGTTCACGGTCGCCGACTACGTCGACTTCTACGCCTCCGAGCAGCACGCCACCAACCTGGGCCGGATGTTCCGGCCCGGGCAGGACCCGCTCACCCCGAACTGGAAGCACCTGCCGATCGGCTACCACGGCCGGGCCGGGACAGTCGTGGTGTCCGGAACCGAGGTGGTTCGCCCCAGCGGCCAGCGCCGCAGCCCGGACGGTGAGATCACTTTCGGTCCGTCGCAGCGGTTGGACATCGAGGCCGAGCTGGGGTACGTGGTGGGCCGCCCCTCCACGCTCGGCCGTCCGGTCGGGCTGGCGGCGTTCGAGGAGCACGTCTTCGGGGTGTGCCTGGTCAACGACTGGTCCGCCCGCGACATCCAGGCCTGGGAGTACGTGCCGCTCGGCCCGTTCCTCGGCAAATCGTTCGCCACCTCGATCTCGCCGTGGATCGTGCCGCTGGCCGCCCTGGAACACGCCCGGGTCGCGCCACCGGCCCGGAGCGTGCCGCTGCTGCCCTACCTCGACGACGAGAAGACCCCGCTGTGGGGCCTGGACATCCGCCTGGAGGTACGGCTCAACGGCCACGTCGTGGCCCGGCCGTCGTTCGCGGGCATGTACTGGACCGGCGCGCAGATGCTGGCCCACCTCACCGCCAACGGCGCCTCGCTGCGCACCGGCGACCTGTACGCCTCCGGCACGATCAGCGGCGGTGAGCCCGGCTCCCTGATCGAACTGTCCTGGAACGGTCAGCAGCCGCTCACCCTGCCGGACGCCTCGGTCCGCACGTTCCTGGCGGACGGCGACGAGGTGGAGATCACCGCGACCGCCCCCGGCCCGGCCGGCACACTGATCGGCCTCGGCACGGTCCGCGGCCGGATCACGGCGGCCAACTCGATCTGA
- a CDS encoding MaoC family dehydratase: MTRFTGIDDLLDRTELGVSDWHLVDQDRIDRFAEVTGDHQWIHTDPQRAARESPFGGTIAHGALTLSLCMTFLTEVVQVDGVSLVVNGGFDKVRFQAPVPAGARLRGLVTLRESRRIDGGARLVVRTRAEIEGSTRPACLADQILALYATT; this comes from the coding sequence ATGACCCGCTTCACCGGCATCGACGACCTGCTCGACCGCACCGAACTCGGGGTGAGCGACTGGCATCTGGTCGACCAGGACCGCATCGACCGGTTCGCCGAGGTGACCGGCGACCATCAGTGGATCCACACCGACCCGCAGCGGGCCGCCCGGGAGAGCCCGTTCGGCGGCACGATCGCCCACGGCGCGCTCACCCTGTCGTTGTGCATGACGTTCCTGACCGAGGTGGTCCAGGTCGACGGCGTCTCCCTGGTGGTCAACGGCGGCTTCGACAAGGTCCGCTTCCAGGCGCCGGTGCCGGCCGGCGCCCGCCTGCGCGGCCTGGTCACCCTCCGCGAGTCCCGGCGCATCGACGGCGGCGCCCGCCTGGTGGTCCGCACCCGGGCCGAGATCGAGGGCTCCACCCGCCCGGCCTGCCTCGCCGACCAGATCCTGGCCCTCTACGCCACCACCTGA
- the hppD gene encoding 4-hydroxyphenylpyruvate dioxygenase has protein sequence MSVNDTLTDEEKLAELDLATLKQLVGLVEYDSAGDPFPVTGWDAIVWAVGNATQTAHFFQSAFGMELIAYSGPETGNRDHMAYVLKSGAIKFVIKGGVDPDSEIIAHHARHGDGIADIALTVPDVDKCVEHARAQGATVLEEPHDVSDEFGTVRIAAIAAYGETRHTLVNRTHYTGPYLPGFVARTSTHRKRPGAPKRIFQALDHIVGNVELGAMDEWVDFYNRVMGFTNMAEFIGDDIATDYSALMSKVVASGNHRVKFPLNEPALGKKKSQIDEYLEFYRGPGAQHLALATNDILQAVDALVEEGVEFLATPGSYYEDPELRARIGNVRVPIEELQKRGILVDRDEDGYLLQIFTKPIGDRPTVFFELIERHGSLGFGKGNFKALFEAIEREQAKRGNF, from the coding sequence ATGTCTGTCAACGACACGCTGACCGACGAGGAGAAGCTCGCCGAGCTCGACCTCGCCACTCTCAAGCAGCTGGTGGGGCTCGTCGAGTACGACTCCGCCGGCGACCCCTTCCCGGTCACCGGGTGGGACGCGATCGTGTGGGCGGTCGGCAACGCCACCCAGACGGCGCATTTCTTCCAGTCCGCGTTCGGCATGGAGCTGATCGCGTATTCGGGGCCGGAGACCGGCAACCGTGATCACATGGCGTACGTGCTCAAGAGCGGCGCCATCAAGTTCGTCATCAAGGGTGGTGTGGACCCGGACAGCGAGATCATCGCCCACCACGCCCGCCACGGTGACGGCATCGCCGACATCGCGCTGACCGTGCCGGACGTGGACAAGTGCGTCGAGCACGCCCGCGCCCAGGGCGCCACCGTGCTGGAGGAGCCGCACGACGTCTCGGACGAGTTCGGCACCGTGCGGATCGCGGCCATCGCGGCGTACGGCGAAACCAGGCACACCCTGGTGAACCGGACCCACTACACCGGCCCGTACCTCCCGGGTTTCGTGGCCCGGACCTCGACGCACCGTAAGCGACCCGGCGCGCCGAAGCGCATCTTCCAGGCCCTGGACCACATCGTCGGCAACGTCGAGCTCGGCGCGATGGACGAGTGGGTGGACTTCTACAACCGGGTCATGGGCTTCACGAACATGGCCGAGTTCATCGGCGACGACATCGCCACCGACTACTCGGCGCTGATGAGCAAGGTGGTGGCGTCCGGTAACCACCGGGTCAAATTCCCGCTCAACGAGCCGGCGCTCGGCAAGAAGAAGTCGCAGATCGACGAGTACCTGGAGTTCTACCGCGGTCCGGGGGCGCAGCACCTGGCGCTGGCCACCAACGACATCCTCCAGGCGGTCGACGCGCTGGTCGAGGAGGGTGTCGAGTTCCTGGCGACGCCGGGCTCCTACTACGAGGACCCGGAGCTGCGGGCCCGTATCGGCAATGTCCGGGTCCCGATCGAGGAGCTGCAGAAGCGCGGCATTCTGGTAGACCGGGACGAGGACGGCTATCTGCTGCAGATCTTCACGAAGCCGATCGGCGACCGGCCCACCGTCTTCTTCGAGTTGATCGAACGGCACGGGTCGCTCGGGTTCGGCAAGGGCAACTTCAAGGCGCTGTTCGAGGCGATCGAGCGCGAGCAGGCCAAGCGCGGCAACTTCTGA
- a CDS encoding homogentisate 1,2-dioxygenase produces MAHYQRAGDVPAKRHTQHRDGDGRLYYEELMGEEGFSSDSSLLYHRHVPSAVIGARLWQLPDQSTEPNQPLLPRHLKLHELFDGEEWKSCDAVRDRRLVLANTDVRIGYVVAGAASPLYRNATGDECVYVEGGSGVVETIFGDLTVGAGDYVIIPRATTHRWVPSGDEPLRLYAIEANSHIAPPKRYLSRYGQFLEHSPYCERDLRTPDAPHVVEGENVEVYIKHRGDGPGGLAGTVHVLPHHPFDVVGWDGCLYPYAFNVDDFEPITGRVHQPPPVHQVFEGNNFVICNFVPRKVDYHPLAVPVPYYHSNVDSDEVMFYVGGDYEARKGSGINVGSVSLHPGGHSHGPQPSAIEASLGAERFDELAVMVDTFRPLGLGEAGRLCDDGVYAWTWAKNS; encoded by the coding sequence ATGGCGCACTACCAGAGGGCGGGCGACGTCCCGGCCAAACGGCACACCCAGCACCGCGACGGCGACGGCAGGCTCTACTACGAGGAGCTGATGGGGGAGGAAGGCTTCTCCTCCGACTCGTCGCTGCTGTATCACCGGCACGTGCCGTCGGCGGTGATCGGCGCTCGCCTCTGGCAGTTGCCCGACCAGTCGACCGAGCCGAACCAGCCGCTGCTGCCCCGGCATCTCAAACTGCACGAGCTGTTCGACGGCGAGGAGTGGAAGTCCTGTGACGCGGTCCGGGACCGGCGTCTGGTTCTCGCCAACACCGACGTCCGGATCGGGTACGTGGTGGCCGGCGCCGCCTCCCCGCTGTACCGCAACGCGACCGGCGACGAGTGCGTCTACGTCGAGGGGGGCTCCGGCGTCGTCGAGACGATCTTCGGGGACCTGACCGTCGGGGCCGGCGACTATGTGATCATCCCGCGGGCGACCACGCACCGGTGGGTGCCGTCCGGGGACGAACCGCTGCGGTTGTACGCGATCGAGGCGAACAGCCACATCGCGCCACCGAAGCGCTACCTGTCCCGGTACGGGCAGTTCCTCGAACACTCGCCGTATTGTGAACGCGATCTGCGTACCCCCGATGCGCCGCATGTCGTCGAGGGGGAGAACGTCGAGGTCTACATCAAGCATCGCGGCGACGGGCCGGGCGGGCTGGCCGGAACCGTGCACGTGCTGCCGCATCACCCGTTCGACGTGGTCGGCTGGGACGGCTGCCTGTACCCGTACGCGTTCAACGTCGACGACTTCGAGCCGATCACCGGCCGGGTGCACCAGCCGCCGCCGGTGCATCAGGTCTTCGAGGGCAACAACTTCGTGATCTGCAACTTCGTGCCGCGGAAGGTCGACTACCACCCGCTCGCGGTGCCGGTTCCCTACTACCACTCGAACGTCGACTCGGACGAGGTCATGTTCTACGTGGGCGGCGACTACGAGGCCCGCAAGGGTTCCGGCATCAACGTCGGCTCGGTGTCGCTGCACCCGGGCGGCCACTCGCACGGCCCCCAGCCGTCCGCCATCGAGGCCAGCCTGGGCGCCGAGCGGTTCGACGAACTGGCGGTCATGGTCGACACGTTCCGGCCACTGGGCCTGGGCGAGGCCGGGCGTCTCTGCGACGACGGCGTCTACGCCTGGACCTGGGCGAAGAACTCATGA